The Microcoleus sp. AS-A8 genome contains a region encoding:
- the wecC gene encoding UDP-N-acetyl-D-mannosamine dehydrogenase gives MDKVCVVGLGYVGLPTASLLANKGFKVHGVDVNRQVVQTINRGAIHIHEPDLDVLVKSAVNSGNLTASLEPAPAHVFILAVPTPFTDGHVPNISYVEAATRAIASYLEPGNLVILESTSPVGTTEKISVWLQELRPDLDPNSIYIAHCPERVLPGQILKEIITNDRIVGGIDPASTAKAEEFYQQFVTGEIVPTQARTAELSKLAENAFRDVNIAFANELSLICERLNIDVWELRELANRHPRVNILKPGPGVGGHCIAVDPWFIVDSAPEQAQLIRTARQVNDSKPDFVVSQVKAAAADAEQAVIACLGLAYKANIDDLRESPSVAIVRKLARESVGHILVVEPHISALPASLDSLGSVQLVALDVALDKADILLLLVDHQAFKQVDRQKLQGKTVIDTRGIWR, from the coding sequence ATGGATAAAGTTTGCGTAGTTGGTTTAGGTTATGTCGGCTTACCAACAGCTAGTTTGCTGGCTAATAAAGGCTTTAAGGTTCACGGAGTGGATGTTAACAGGCAGGTTGTACAAACCATCAATCGCGGAGCAATACATATTCATGAGCCGGATTTAGATGTCTTGGTCAAGTCCGCTGTAAACAGTGGAAATCTTACAGCCAGCTTGGAGCCAGCTCCTGCCCATGTGTTTATCCTAGCTGTGCCAACACCGTTTACGGATGGACATGTGCCCAATATATCTTATGTTGAAGCGGCTACACGAGCGATCGCTTCCTACCTGGAGCCCGGTAATCTGGTCATCCTGGAATCCACCAGTCCAGTGGGAACAACCGAAAAGATTAGCGTCTGGTTACAGGAACTCCGGCCCGACCTAGACCCTAACTCTATTTATATCGCTCACTGCCCAGAGCGGGTTTTACCGGGTCAAATCCTCAAAGAAATTATTACGAACGATCGCATTGTGGGTGGAATCGATCCAGCTTCAACGGCTAAGGCTGAGGAATTTTATCAGCAATTTGTCACAGGTGAGATTGTACCCACTCAAGCCCGCACCGCAGAATTATCCAAGCTGGCGGAAAATGCCTTCCGCGACGTTAACATTGCTTTTGCCAACGAACTGTCTCTAATTTGCGAACGGTTGAATATAGATGTTTGGGAACTCAGAGAACTGGCGAACCGACATCCTCGCGTTAACATTCTCAAACCAGGCCCAGGAGTAGGTGGACATTGTATCGCCGTCGATCCCTGGTTTATCGTTGACTCGGCTCCAGAGCAAGCGCAGCTCATCCGTACCGCAAGGCAAGTCAATGACTCTAAACCCGATTTTGTCGTTAGTCAGGTTAAAGCCGCAGCTGCCGATGCCGAGCAAGCGGTCATTGCCTGTTTAGGGTTGGCTTACAAGGCGAATATTGATGACTTGCGTGAAAGTCCCTCCGTCGCCATTGTTAGAAAACTGGCAAGGGAGTCAGTCGGACACATTTTAGTGGTAGAACCTCATATTTCAGCCTTACCTGCTAGTCTCGATAGCTTGGGAAGTGTCCAACTTGTCGCACTTGATGTTGCACTGGATAAGGCAGATATCTTACTGCTCCTGGTTGACCACCAAGCTTTTAAGCAGGTAGACAGGCAAAAGCTCCAAGGAAAAACGGTGATTGATACGCGAGGAATTTGGCGGTGA
- a CDS encoding ABC transporter ATP-binding protein — MSEIAISLKNISKCYKRYNRPIDRLKEILLPGKSHAQKFWALQDINLEVAQGETLGIIGQNGSGKSTLLQIIAGTVAPTTGEVWVKGRVSALLELGSGFNPEFTGRQNVFFNGQILGLSREEIKTKFDRIAAFADIGDFIDQPVKTYSSGMVVRLAFAVVANTEPKILIVDEALAVGDAKFQARCMKRIRQLKEQGVTILFVSHDSSSVKALCQRVVLLNQGRILEVGYPKDVVNHYIALLSSEKTPKGNECDRINSVVTKLESGHDIVPKKIHRHGNNLAFINSARLEDLEKNEIKGKVETGSIFRVVVEISSQAELSDLVIGFSIRNLVGLVIYGTNTYLMNIGVPKILPDQQMTASFQMPCYLNKGVYTVTVGIHSEEGISYDWMDELIVFEVETSNICEGVVDLEAQMKIQQFNTKIIECI; from the coding sequence ATGAGTGAGATTGCCATTTCTCTGAAAAATATCTCGAAATGCTACAAGCGCTATAACCGTCCAATCGACCGATTAAAGGAAATCTTGCTGCCCGGGAAAAGTCATGCTCAGAAGTTCTGGGCTTTGCAGGATATCAATCTGGAGGTTGCCCAAGGAGAGACGCTGGGAATTATTGGACAAAATGGTTCCGGCAAAAGTACCCTGTTGCAGATTATTGCTGGAACGGTGGCACCAACAACAGGCGAAGTATGGGTTAAGGGTCGAGTTTCAGCCTTACTAGAACTCGGTAGTGGGTTTAACCCGGAGTTTACAGGAAGGCAGAATGTATTTTTTAATGGTCAAATTTTAGGGTTAAGTCGGGAAGAAATAAAAACCAAGTTCGATCGCATCGCGGCTTTTGCTGATATCGGTGATTTTATTGATCAGCCTGTTAAAACTTACTCCAGTGGTATGGTAGTACGATTGGCATTTGCCGTCGTTGCTAACACAGAGCCCAAAATTTTAATTGTGGACGAGGCATTAGCCGTTGGGGATGCCAAATTTCAGGCGCGTTGCATGAAGCGAATTCGCCAGCTAAAAGAACAAGGAGTAACGATTCTCTTTGTGTCCCATGATAGCTCCAGTGTGAAAGCTTTATGCCAGCGAGTAGTTCTTCTGAATCAGGGGAGGATTCTAGAAGTTGGGTATCCCAAAGATGTTGTTAATCATTATATTGCCCTTTTAAGTTCAGAGAAAACTCCAAAAGGCAATGAATGCGACCGCATTAATTCCGTTGTCACAAAACTTGAGTCTGGTCATGATATCGTTCCCAAAAAAATCCATAGGCATGGCAACAATCTAGCGTTTATCAATTCCGCTAGGTTAGAAGATTTAGAAAAAAATGAGATAAAAGGAAAAGTAGAAACTGGGTCAATCTTTAGAGTAGTTGTTGAGATAAGCTCCCAAGCTGAGTTATCCGATTTAGTTATAGGATTTTCGATTAGAAACCTGGTAGGATTAGTCATTTATGGAACCAATACTTACTTAATGAATATTGGAGTGCCTAAAATTTTACCGGATCAACAAATGACAGCAAGTTTTCAAATGCCTTGTTACTTAAACAAAGGAGTTTATACAGTAACGGTAGGAATACATTCAGAAGAAGGAATCAGCTACGATTGGATGGATGAGTTAATAGTTTTTGAGGTGGAAACTAGTAATATATGTGAGGGAGTTGTCGATTTAGAAGCTCAGATGAAGATTCAACAATTTAATACCAAAATCATTGAATGTATTTAA
- a CDS encoding O-antigen ligase family protein, giving the protein MTLFFTTLCNPLLSVGFLVFVVPFTAGISEQLRAVFHWEIFTLDLLSIDASIGLLAGLLILSFLNSKSSLYRENIPDKSTILKLLLMGFHVLILITVAIAISRNLYQSASPYSVKGFFYNLANLRYTSFHDDYYPLRDLFIFTAVITLSIRLLTLVRTTSQLIRSVLIPLAVATVIILSYALWSKFTGLGYNRDGVEVGVNSFFPDLHAYGGYAVAAFMGGLYYLRSHNSLVKLAAAGFSFLAGAGVVVSASRFSLATLFIACLGYVGFLLIQRPQKHLMNLTFISLTILGTVIFVGYWGDRGLLHQVASLPKIQSFQELNSALSERPQIFRSALLMYSHYPILGLGKGIFYRQSSIGEFSHSSFFVTYNGENAHNYFLQILAETGIIGLSLFCALFIYQAFYLKNPNTQIVTVLILGIFAGNLYGHSLLIANILVLLFILLGVSNIDMGGQEYSSPEKIIPTKFSKPWRYCILAVATVLFIGAIFEVKSSYGKIPFEPRFVCYKPIQYSDRHTSGLFEKTYKVTGNNLKLEYIVYHADAQRRPLKIEFSLKQAGRIMASKERTINAPGPYAESVDISQLSPGAEILLQIKTSRCFTPINLGVNGDKRPLGLQLNKVSQDQRVVQGR; this is encoded by the coding sequence TTGACTCTATTTTTTACGACGCTATGTAATCCGCTGCTATCGGTTGGATTTCTGGTTTTTGTTGTCCCCTTCACAGCCGGAATTTCCGAGCAACTCAGGGCAGTATTTCATTGGGAAATCTTCACCTTAGACCTTTTAAGTATCGATGCATCAATTGGTTTATTAGCAGGATTACTAATTTTAAGTTTTTTAAATTCAAAATCTAGCTTATATAGAGAAAACATACCCGATAAATCAACCATCCTTAAATTATTATTGATGGGTTTTCACGTATTAATCTTAATAACTGTCGCCATTGCGATATCCCGCAATTTATATCAATCTGCTTCGCCCTACTCAGTTAAAGGATTTTTCTACAATCTGGCTAACCTTCGCTACACAAGTTTTCATGATGATTACTACCCCTTAAGAGATCTGTTTATCTTTACTGCCGTCATCACTCTCAGCATTAGGCTACTCACCCTAGTTCGCACTACATCACAGTTAATACGGAGTGTGCTAATCCCTCTTGCTGTAGCTACAGTGATTATTCTGAGTTACGCCTTGTGGTCAAAGTTTACAGGACTTGGCTACAACAGAGATGGGGTTGAGGTGGGGGTAAATAGCTTTTTCCCAGATCTTCACGCCTATGGTGGGTATGCTGTTGCTGCTTTTATGGGAGGTCTTTATTACCTGCGTTCCCACAACTCCTTAGTCAAACTGGCAGCCGCGGGCTTCTCTTTTCTGGCAGGGGCTGGGGTAGTAGTCAGTGCTTCTCGCTTTTCCCTCGCCACGCTGTTTATTGCCTGTTTGGGGTATGTAGGTTTTTTACTAATTCAAAGACCTCAGAAACATCTGATGAATCTCACTTTCATCAGCCTAACAATTCTGGGAACAGTTATTTTTGTAGGCTACTGGGGGGATAGGGGGTTGTTACATCAGGTAGCTTCGTTGCCTAAGATTCAATCCTTTCAAGAACTGAATTCAGCTCTGAGCGAGCGTCCTCAAATTTTTCGTTCTGCTTTGTTGATGTACAGCCATTATCCTATCCTCGGTTTAGGGAAAGGTATTTTTTATCGTCAAAGTTCAATTGGTGAATTCAGTCACTCTAGTTTTTTTGTAACTTACAACGGCGAAAATGCTCACAATTACTTCCTACAAATTTTGGCTGAAACTGGCATTATAGGGTTGAGTCTATTTTGCGCTCTATTTATCTATCAAGCCTTTTACCTGAAAAACCCTAATACCCAAATAGTAACAGTATTAATTTTGGGAATATTTGCGGGCAATCTTTACGGTCATTCTCTATTGATCGCCAACATTCTCGTTTTGCTATTTATTTTGCTTGGTGTATCCAATATAGATATGGGAGGACAAGAGTACTCTAGCCCGGAAAAAATTATACCTACCAAGTTCTCCAAACCTTGGCGCTATTGCATCCTAGCGGTGGCAACGGTTTTATTCATTGGAGCGATTTTTGAAGTAAAGAGCAGCTATGGCAAGATTCCCTTCGAGCCTCGCTTTGTCTGCTACAAACCCATACAATATAGCGATCGCCATACGAGCGGCCTGTTTGAAAAGACCTACAAGGTGACCGGAAACAACCTCAAGCTCGAATATATTGTTTATCATGCAGACGCTCAGCGGCGTCCTCTGAAAATTGAGTTCAGTCTCAAGCAGGCAGGTCGGATAATGGCTAGCAAGGAACGCACGATTAACGCGCCAGGACCTTATGCAGAAAGCGTTGATATTTCTCAACTCAGTCCAGGAGCAGAGATCTTGCTACAGATTAAAACCTCACGGTGTTTCACGCCGATCAATCTAGGAGTTAATGGGGATAAGAGACCCTTAGGACTCCAGCTAAACAAGGTTTCTCAAGATCAGAGAGTCGTTCAGGGACGATAA
- a CDS encoding polysaccharide biosynthesis protein — protein sequence MTKRIHFPSVYRLAQLGLDAFVAWSACSLAFLIRFDGDIPATHQALAWILPLLAIPGRLLFQTGFGLYQQVWRLFGPKDATSLFNAVTLYSLVVLVTTRLLIPRFQFLHGIPLGVSAIDWSFCLMAMSGMRYARRQSLCHYQIGRYSRRTYRQGISPTQRQRVLLVGAGMTGAQIVQEVRQNPQLNLEIVGFVDDDPTKVGRKVEGVAVIGKTCQMVAIAQRLNAAEVLISMPSANAPQIRHLVNLARGSSLKLKVLPGQTEILRDRNLTPQAREIQIQDILGRPEIRLDFDAEFDPKFPSARSQIYQRTVLVTGAGGSIGSEICRQLARLEPDNLLLLGRGENSIFNIEQELKRDFPQLKVTALIADVRHQSRIEQIFKTWKPEIIFHAAAHKHVPLMQHNPTEALENNALASFHLAKLANIYAVKTFVLISTDKAVEPNNFMGLSKRLAELMVKACASTSHTRFLVVRFGNVLGSRGSVVPIFQSQIARGGPVTITDPLMTRYFMTTPEASQLVIQSLAVGESGQTLILDMGQPVKILDLAEQLIQLAGLTPEVDVPIKITGLRPGEKLHEALVSATEKVIPTEHPKILAVSSYPPAPEDLANAIATLSESIAASLPPDNLWRKAQHCIDVLESSQAFHS from the coding sequence ATGACCAAGCGAATACACTTTCCCTCGGTGTATCGACTAGCACAACTGGGTCTGGATGCATTCGTTGCTTGGTCTGCTTGCAGTCTTGCCTTCTTGATTCGGTTTGATGGAGATATTCCAGCTACTCACCAAGCGTTAGCGTGGATTCTGCCTTTATTAGCTATTCCTGGTCGTTTGCTGTTTCAGACGGGTTTCGGCCTTTACCAGCAAGTCTGGCGTCTGTTCGGGCCCAAAGATGCCACGTCTCTGTTCAATGCTGTCACACTCTATTCCCTGGTGGTTTTAGTCACCACCCGCTTATTGATTCCCCGCTTTCAGTTCTTACATGGGATTCCCTTAGGCGTTTCCGCCATTGATTGGAGCTTTTGTCTCATGGCAATGAGCGGGATGCGCTATGCTCGACGCCAGTCCCTGTGTCATTACCAAATAGGACGCTATTCGCGCCGTACCTATCGGCAAGGGATTTCCCCAACACAGCGACAGCGGGTGCTACTGGTGGGAGCAGGTATGACGGGTGCTCAAATTGTCCAGGAAGTGCGACAAAACCCTCAACTCAATCTAGAAATTGTCGGCTTTGTGGATGATGACCCTACAAAGGTAGGGCGGAAAGTTGAGGGAGTGGCGGTGATCGGGAAAACCTGTCAGATGGTTGCGATCGCACAACGCCTCAACGCTGCCGAAGTGCTGATTTCCATGCCATCTGCCAATGCTCCACAAATTCGCCATCTTGTCAACTTGGCGCGAGGTTCTTCACTCAAACTCAAAGTCCTACCCGGACAGACAGAAATTTTGCGCGATCGCAACCTGACTCCCCAAGCTAGAGAAATTCAAATTCAGGACATTCTGGGACGCCCGGAAATCCGACTAGACTTCGATGCTGAGTTCGATCCAAAATTTCCGAGTGCGCGATCGCAAATTTACCAGCGAACCGTCCTCGTTACGGGTGCTGGTGGCAGTATTGGCTCAGAAATCTGTCGCCAGCTGGCTCGTCTAGAACCCGACAACCTGCTGCTACTTGGACGTGGCGAGAATAGTATCTTTAATATCGAGCAGGAATTAAAGCGAGACTTCCCTCAGCTTAAAGTGACTGCCCTGATTGCTGATGTTCGCCATCAGTCTCGTATTGAACAGATATTCAAAACCTGGAAACCCGAAATCATCTTCCACGCCGCTGCTCATAAACACGTCCCCTTAATGCAGCATAATCCTACGGAAGCTCTAGAAAATAACGCCTTAGCTTCTTTCCACTTAGCTAAACTAGCCAATATTTATGCCGTTAAAACTTTCGTTCTCATTTCCACTGATAAAGCCGTTGAACCTAACAACTTCATGGGTCTGAGCAAGCGCTTAGCAGAACTGATGGTCAAAGCCTGTGCTTCCACAAGCCACACCCGCTTTCTAGTCGTGCGCTTTGGCAACGTCTTGGGCAGTCGCGGCAGCGTTGTACCTATTTTCCAATCCCAAATTGCTAGGGGTGGCCCCGTCACGATCACAGACCCATTAATGACCCGCTACTTCATGACAACGCCTGAAGCCTCTCAGCTTGTGATTCAAAGCCTTGCTGTCGGTGAATCGGGTCAAACCTTAATCCTGGATATGGGGCAACCCGTGAAAATATTGGACTTGGCAGAACAGCTGATCCAGTTAGCCGGTCTCACCCCAGAGGTTGATGTCCCCATTAAGATTACGGGCTTGCGTCCGGGGGAAAAACTGCACGAGGCTTTGGTTAGCGCGACAGAAAAGGTCATTCCCACAGAGCATCCCAAAATCCTGGCGGTTTCCAGCTACCCTCCAGCCCCTGAAGACCTGGCAAATGCGATCGCCACTCTCTCAGAATCCATCGCGGCTAGTTTACCCCCTGACAACCTTTGGAGGAAAGCTCAGCATTGTATCGATGTTCTGGAATCCTCCCAGGCTTTTCACTCGTAA